A region of the Deinococcus planocerae genome:
ACGATTTCCACGGCAACCTCCTGCCGACGAGCTTCCGCGTGCCCGACCCCGCCGACCGCACGAAGACGGTCACCGTGCAGGCGGGCGGCATCGAGACCATCGGGGGCATCCTCGCCCAGACGCGCCAGGAAAACCCCAACACCGTCTTCGTGGGCGTGGGCGACATGACGGGCGCTTCCCCCCTGGTCAGCGGCCTGTTGCGCGACGAGCCCACCATCCTCGCGCTGAGTGAACTCGGCATGGCGGTCAACGTGGTGGGCAACCACGAGTTCGACTACGGCTACGCCGAGCTGCAACGCTTCCAGAAGGGCGGCTGCGACTCGAACGACCCTGGCCGCGCCTGCAAGTACGTCAACCCCTTCCCCGGCGCCTCCTACACCTACATCGGCGCGAACGTCGTGGACGAGAAGACGGGCGCGCTCGCCTTCCCCGCTTACAAGATCGTGCAGGTCGGCCCGGCGCGCGTCGCCTTCGTGGGCGCGGTGCTGAAAGACACCCCCACCGTCGTCACCCCCTCGGGCGTGGCGGGCCTGCGCTTCGAGGATGAGGTCGCCGCGATCAACCGGGTGATCCCGCAGATCAAGCGCGGCAACGTGGACGCCATCGTCGCCCTCGTCCACCAGGGAGGCGCGAGTCCCGACGCCTTCGACGTGGTGAACTGCAAGACGCTCACCGGCCCCATCGTGGACATCGCCAGGGGCCTCGACCCCGCCGTCAGCGCGATCATGACCGGCCACACCCACCGCGGCTACAACTGCCGGGTGCCCGGCCCGGACGGTCAGGAGCGCGTGGTGATCCAGGGCGACGCCTTCGGCCACCTCCTCCAGCGCCTCGACCTGAAGGTGGACACCCGCGCGAACCGGGTGGTCTCCGTCGAGTCGAGAAACGTCCTCGTGGACGCGGCGAACGGCCCCAAGGACGCCGCGATGACGACCATCGTGCAAAAGGCCAAGGCGATCACCGATCCGGTCGCCGGGCAGACCATCGCCACCCTCGGCGTCGAGCAGATCACCCGCGCCCAGAATCCGGCGGGCGAGAGCCCGCTCGGCGACGTGATCGCCGACTCGCAGCTCGCCGCGACCCGCGCCCCCGAGAAGGGCGGCGCCGTGATCGCGTTCATGAACCCCGGCGGCATCCGCGCCGACCTGCCCGCCAACGTGCCCAACCCTGGCCGCCGGGTGACGTACGGCGACACCTTCGCGGTGCAGCCCTTCGGAAACATCCTGGCCGTGATCACGCTGACGGGCGCCCAGATAGGGGCCGTGCTGGAGCAGCAGTTCGACAACCCCTCCGCCGGGCAAAACCGCATCCTCCAGGTCAGCGAGGGCTTCGCCTACACCTGGGACAACGCCCGGCCCAAGGGCGAGAAGGTCGTGGGCATCACCCTGAACGGCCAGCCCCTCGACCCCGCGGCGAGCTACCGCGTCACCGTCAACAATTTCCTCGCGGACGGCGGCGACAACTTCACCGTCTTCGCCCAGGGCACGAATCGCCTGGGCGGCGACGTGGACCTCGACGCCTTCCAGAACTACCTGCGCGGCAGGGAAGTTACCCCGCCGCCGCTGGGCCGCATCACCCGCCTGAACTGAGGCGCGGGCAAGGCAGTGGGGGAGAGGTGCGGTGGCCTCTCCCCCTCACCGTTTCGCCTTCCCGGTCAGCGGCTGGCGGGCGCGGCGCTCAGCACGGCGTCCACGGTCTTCAGGGCCGCGTCCACCGTCTGCCGGACGAGCGCGGGGTCGAGCACGGTGTCGCCCGGCTGGTGGTAGTTGGGGTCGATGCCCGTGTGGAAGAAGAGGGTCGCCACCCCCGCCTGCGCGAAGGAGGCGTGGTCGCTCCCGCCGCCCCCGCCCGAGAAGGAGCGCAGGGCGGGGTTCGCCTCCCGCGCGGCGTTCACGAGCGCGTCGTCGCCGCTCACGCCGAGGGGGTCGACGTTCACGCCCACCATGTCGAAGTTGAACATGGCCCGCAAGCCCCCCACCAGGGCCGCGTTGTCCTTCACGAAGGCGCGCGAGCCGCGCAAGCCGTCCTCCTCGCCGTCGAAGAGGACGAAATAGCTGCGGGCGGCGAGCGGCGTGTTCACCGCGCGGCGCGCGAGGTCGAGCACCGCGAGCGTGCCCGAGAGGTTGTCGTTCGCGCCCGGCGCCCCGGCCACCGAGTCCATGTGGGCGCCGAAGAGCAGCTCGGGCCGCGTCACCCCCGTCTTGAAGGCGACCACGTTCACGCCGCGCACGTCGCCCTGGCGCACCCGCACCGCGAGCGTGACCGGCTGCCCCGCGCGCAGGCCCGCCCCGGTGGCCGCCGAGACCCCCAGCACGGGCAGCTCCACCCGCTCGCCGAGGGTGCCCCCGCGCAGCTCCCCGTCCGCGTTGTTCACGACGATCAGGCCCCGCGCCCCCGCCGCCAGGGCGTTCCGGGCCTTCTGCGCGAAGGGAATCTGCCCGCGCCGCACCACGGCGACCTTGCCCCGCACGTCCGCTCCCCGGAACTCCTCGGGGGTGCCGACACCGGGCACGAGGGCGACGGGCGCGCTGACCTCCCCGCCCGCGCTCCCCTGGAGGGCAACTCCCCGCAGGGTCCGCTCGCCCACCCGCACGTCCGAGCCGAGGTCGTCGAAGCGCGGGTAGGAAAAGGCCTCGCGGCGGGTGGTGTACCCCAGGGCGCGGAACTGCCCTTCCAGGTACGTGCGGGCCTGCTCGTTCGCCGGAGTGCCCGTCACCCGGGGGCCGAACTTCAAGACGGCGGAGAAGTCGTTCTCGATGGAGGCCAGAGCCGTCGAACCCAACAACAACGCGCCCAACACGGCGCGCACTCCCAATTGACGCATGGGGACAGGAGAGCACGGGCGGGGATGAGTTGACCCCCGGAGACATGAGATTGTGCGGGCTGAGCGCAGGGTGTGTGGCCTGCGCTACGACTGTCTGGGCGCCATCTCACGGCGAAGGCTGACCGGACCATGTGCCACACCTTAAGCACGCCTTAACCCACTCTCCGCCTGACCTCACGGCCCTGCACACTACGGACATGACGGGCAAGGGGAAGGCCGCCGGGGGAGAGGGGACGCCGACATCACCGGGGGAGTCCGGCACGGTGATCGTGACGGGCGCGGCGCGGGGGATCGGGCGGGCGGTCGCGGAGCTGTACGCCGAGCGGGGGCACCGGGTGCTGAGCGTGGACCTGGGCATGCCCCCGGTGCTGCGCGGGCAGCCGCGGGTGCGGGCGGACGTGAGCACCGCCGCCGGGCGCGAGCGCATCCTGCGGGCGGCGCGGCCCCTGGGCGCCGTGGGGGTGCTCGTGAACAACGCCGCGTACCAGGGCGCACACGGCGGCGTACTGGAGGTCAGCGAGCGCGGCTGGATGCGCGCTCTGGGCGTGAACCTCACCGCGCCGCTGCTCCTCACGCGCACCCTCTTCGACCTGATGGGGCCGGGGAGCGCGGTGGTGAACGTCGCTTCCGTGCAGGGCCTCTTCGCCGAGCAGAACAACGCCGCCTATAACGCCAGCAAGGGCGGGCTGGTCAACCTCACCCGCGCGATGGCCCTCGACCTCGCCCCGCGCGGCGTGCGGGTCAATGCCGTCGCCCCCGGCGCCATCGCCACGGAAGGCGTCATGCAGGCCATCCACGGCAGCGAGAACCCGGAGCAGACCCGCCGCGACTACGAGGACCTCCACGCCCTGCGCCGCCTCGGCGAGCCGCGCGAGGTCGCCCGGGCGATCTACTTCCTGGGCAGCCCCGAGTCGAGCTTCGTGACGGGCGCGATCCTGACCGTGGACGGCGGCATGACGGCGAGTTTCATGATGGCGGGGAGGCCGGTGTAGGGACGCTGAAGGTCGGCTTTGGTGCCTGTCCACGCCATTAAGTAGGATCAAGACGATATGAGTTTCGATCTGGCAGTGTGGCACTCGCCCATCCCTAAGAGCAGTCGTGAAGCGCAGACGATTTATGAGCAGCTCTGCGAGGGGGATTCGCAAGTCGATACCCTCCCTGAGCATGGGGTTGCCGGATTCTTGAGCGACATTTTCAGGACTTATCCCGCCCTGGAGGATTTAGCCGAGAAGGATCTTGACGACCCGAAGAAGGCGGTGTGGTCCGTAACACCGCAGGTCACAAGGGGAGGAGTCGTCTTTTCGATTCGATGGTCGGTCGCAGACGTTGTGGCTGATTTGATAGAGGAGCGGGCTTACCGATGGGGCTTGGTGGTCTACGACCCACAGGAAAAATATATAGTAATTCCGAATCGAGCCTAAATTTGTTCTAGGACATTCACTACAAAAATACTGTCACGCTGAGCATAGCGAGGCATCTCTAACCTGCCGACCGAGACCCTTCACTTCGTTCAGGGTGACACTTCTTCCGTCAAATGCTCTAAAACCCAATCGGCTCCTACAACCTCCGCTCCCGTCCCCAGCCGAGCAGCCCGACGATCAGCGTGAAGGCGATCAGGGCGAGGGCGGGGATGGTGAGGACCGAATTGAGGTTGGCGAGCGGCCCTCCCCACACCGGCCAGTGGACATTACAGGGCACGGAGGAAGCGGCGCTGCACACGCGCAGGGTCTCGATCACGCCCCAGTCTTCCAGGTTGTGCACGAGGGCGACGAGCCAGCCGAGCACGGCGAGGGGCACCGCGTAGGCCCGGATGCTCAGGTCGCCGCGCAGGGCCGCGATGCCCAGCAGCAGGGCGAGAGGGTACATGGCGACGCGCTGAAACCAGCACAGGACGCACGGCGCGAAGCCGCGCACCTCGCTGAAGTACAGGCTGCCCAGGGTGGCGGCGAGCGCCACGACCCAGGCAAGGTAAAGGCGGTTGTCGCGGGTCACGCCCGACCCTTACTGGAGGGCGGCGTCGATGGCGGCCCCGACGGTCGCCGCGTCGTAGCTCGGGAGGAGCTTGCCGTTCACGTAGATGCTGGGCGTGCCGCCGACTCCGGCCTCGCGCGCCTGCCGCTCGTCGGCGTCCACGGCGGCGGCGGTCTCGTCGTTGTCGAGACAGGTGTTGAAGCGGGCCTGATCGATGCCCTCGACGCTTCCGGCCAGCTCCTTGAGGCGGGCCTTGGTGGCCCAGACCTGACTTTCCGGACCCTGCGCGCGGAAGATGATCTGCCGCATCCGCTCGTGGGCCTCGCTGCCCCCCTGCACAAAAGCGCACTCGGCGGCCTGCGCGGCGAGCTTGCTGTCGTCCACCGGCAGGCGGGCCGCCTCGGCCAGGAAGGGGAAATTCAGCGAGACGAGCTTCGCCTTCCCGGTGTCGAGGTACTGCGAGCGAATCTGGGGCATGAACTCCTCCTCGAAGCGCTTGCAGTTGGGGCACTTGAAATCCTCGAACACCACCAGGGTGACGGGCGCGTCCTCCCGCCCGAGCACGGGCTGGCCCGTCAGGTCGAACCTGACCGTCTGCCCCTCCCCGGCGCTGGGCCTGCCGCGCACCGCGAACAGCGCGAGCGCGATGAGGACGGCGGCGATCAGCGTGCCGATCACGAGCACCGTGCGGCCCTGGTTGTTGCCCTGGAGTCTGGTCACCCCGGCAGTGTACCGCCGGCCCCCGTTAGAAATCCGGGCGCACGGGCTGGACTTCGCCGCCGGGGGGGAAAGCCCCGACCTCCTGTGTGCCGCGTCCCCGCGGCCCGCGGCGAGCGCGGTGAGGGCGCACGGCGAGGTCCCCGTGGGCCAGGCCGCCGGAGTTGAGCGTGGGCCGCGGGGGGTCACCCGCCCGCTGAAGGGCTGAGCCAGGGCGAAGGGGCCGGAGCGTTTCCACCCCGGCCCCTCCGGTCGGCCCCACCCCTGAGGCGAGCCTCAGCCGTGCCGCCCCGACTCCCGGTGGCTCCCCGGCAGGCCGACCTGCCCGTCCTCGGGCGCGGCGGTCACCGTGATGACCTCGGTGGCCGTCGTCACCGTCAGCGGCTCGGGCGAGGCCGGGGGGACGGGGGCCGCGCCCGCCGCGGGAACGGGCGTGGCAGGGGCCGACGCCAGCGCCGCGCGCCTCGCCCGTCTGCGCGCCGCGTACCGCCACGCCACCCCGACGAGCTGGCGCACGAAGCTGAAGGCCAGCCCGGCGAGCATGGCGGTCAGCGCCGTGCGCTGGAAGGTCGCGTTGGCGGGCAGGGTCAGCTCCGGGTCGAGCTTCGTGCCGTACCGCCCCACCGCCAGCAGCGGTAGCGCGAAGACGGCGGCGGCGAAGGGCAGCACGAAGGCCCCCCCCGAATGCTTCACGAGCAGCAGCGCGAGCAGGGCCCCGCCCACCAGCGGCACGATCACCGTCCACTGCGAGGTCAGCAGGCCCGGGACGAAAAACGGCAGCCCCCCCAGCGCGGCCCCCAGATAGCCGAACCACCCGCCGAACTCGTCCGCCAGGATGGTCAGCCCCACCCAGAAGAGCAGCCGCATGGGCCAGTCGGTCGGCGGCCAGGTCCACAGCAGGTACGCCAGCGCCGCCACTGCCGCGCAGCCACCGAGCAGCCGCAGTACGGTCCAGACCGGCGACACCCGCGCGGGGCCCGGGTTGAGGCGGGCCCGCCGTTTCGGTCGCGCCGGGGAGGCCGTCCCCGTCACGCGCCCACCGCCTTCTTCGCGCGGGGCTTCTTGTCGGGCACGGCGAGGGCGAGCTCCGCGTTCTCGGGCGCCTCGGCGGGCACGATGCCCGGCACCCGGCGCAGGTACTCGCCCGTGTGGCTCGTGGGGTGGGCGGCCATCTGCTCGGGCGTCCCCGTCGCCACCACCGTCCCGCCCCGGATGCCGCCCTCCGGCCCCAGGTCGATGAGGTGGTCGGCGCACTTCATCACGTCGAGGTTGTGCTCGATCACCAGCAGGGTGTTGCCGCCCTCCACCAGCCGTTGCAGCACCTCCATCAGCTTGCGAACGTCCTCGAAGTGCAGCCCCGTCGTCGGCTCGTCGAGGATGTAGATCGTCTTCCCGGTCGCCCGCTTGCTGAGTTCCGTGGCGAGCTTGATGCGCTGCGCCTCGCCGCCGGAGAGCGTGGTCGAGGGCTGCCCGATCCGCATGTAGCCCAGCCCCACGTCGCACAGCAGCGTCATCTTGCGCTCGATGCCGGGGATGTTCTCGAAAAAGGCGCGGGCGTCCTCCACCGTCAGGTCGAGCACCTCGGAGATCGTCTTGCCGTTGTACTTGACCTCCAGCGTCTCGCGGTTGTAGCGCGCCCCCTTGCAGACCTCGCACGGCACGTAGATGTCGGGGAGGAAATTCATCTCGATCTTCATCACCCCGTCGCCCTTGCAGTGCTCGCAGCGTCCGCCCTTGACGTTGAAGGAGAAACGACCCGACTGGTAGCCGCGCCTCCGCGCTTCCGGCGTCCGGGTGAAGAGGTCGCGGATCTCGGTGAAGACGCCCGTGTACGTCGCCGGGTTGCTCCTCGGCGTCCGCCCGATGGGGCTCTGGTCGATCTCGATCACCTTGTCGAGGTGCTCCATCCCCTCGATGCGGTCGTAGCGCCCTGGCGTCGTCTTCGCCCGGTTGAGCTCGCGGGCGAGGGTCGCGTGCAGGATGTCGTGGATCAGCGTGGACTTGCCCGACCCCGAAGGCCCAGTCACGACCGTCATCGTCCCCAGCGGGATGTCGATGCTCACGTTCCTGAGGTTGTGCTCGCGGGCGCCGATCACCTTGAGCCGCTTGCCGTTCCCGCGCCTGCGGGTGGCGGGCACCTCGATCTTCAGCTCGCCGCGCAGGTACTTGCCCGTCAGGCTGCCCTCGTTCTCCCGCACCTGCTCAGGTGTCCCGACCGCCACGATCTCGCCGCCGTGCACGCCCGCGCCCGGCCCCATGTCCACGAGATAATCCGCCTCCAGCATGGTGTCCTCGTCGTGCTCGACGACGATCAGGGTGTTGCCCAGGTCGCGCAGGTTCTTCAGCGTGCCGATCAGGCGCCCGTTGTCCTTGGGGTGCAGGCCGATGGAGGGCTCGTCGAGGACGTACAGCACACCCGTCAGCCCCGAGCCGACCTGCGTGGCGAGGCGGATGCGCTGCGCCTCCCCGCCCGAGAGGGTGTTCGCCGTGCGGTCGAGGCTGAGGTAATCGAGCCCCACGTCCACCAGGAACCTCAACCGGGTGCGGATCGCCCGCAGGATCGGTTCCCCGACCGCCGCCCCGAACTCGTTCAGGCCGTACTCGTAGCGCCGGGGCGGGTGCGCCCTCGCCGTGCCGCCGAGGTGCCCGTGGAGGTGGGGCTCGATGGCCGCGTGGTCGAGAGCGCCCGCCTGGAGGCCCTGGAAGAAGGCGTCCGACTCCAGCACGCTCATGCCGCTCGCCTGCGAGATGTTCAGGCCGCCCACCCGCACCGCCAGGATCTCGGGCTTGTACCGGGTGCCGTCGCAGGTCGGGCAGGGGCGCAGCTCCATCATCTCCTCGAGCTTCTCGCGCATGAACTCCGACTCGGTGTCGGCAAATCTCCGCTCCAGGTTGGGCAGGACGCCCTCGAACTCGGTCGTGAAGCGCATCGTCTCCTTGCCGCCCCGCCGGTAGATCACCTCGAAGGGCTCGCCCGGCCCGTGCAGGATCGCGTGCTTGGCCTTCTCGGGCAGGTCGCGCCACGGCGTCTTGAGGTCGAACTCCAGGTGCTCGGCGAGCGCCTTGAGCTTGTCCCAGTAGTACACGCCGCCGCCCGTGCCCTTCTTGCTCCAGGGGAGGATCGCCCCCTCCGCGACGCTCAGGTTCTCGTCCACCACCAGGTCCGGCGAGAACTCCTGCTTGCTCCCCAGCCCCGCGCAGTCGCCGCACGCGCCGTAGGGGTTGTTGAAGGAAAAGGAGCGCGGTTCGAGTTCCTCCAGCACGCTGCCGTGCTCCGGGCAGGCGAACTTCTCGGAAAAGAGTTCTTCCAGCGGTGTGCCCCCCTCGCCCGCGTCGGGCATCAGGACGCGCAGCAGCCCCTCGCCCCGCCGCAGCCCGAGTTCCACGCTCTCCGCGATGCGGCTGCGGTCGGACTCGCGCAGGGTCACTCGGTCCACCACCACGTCCACGTCGTGCTTCTCGAACTTCTCCAGCTTGAGCTTCTCGGCCTCCTCCAGCTCGTAGAGGGTGCCGTCCACCCGCACGCGCGCGAAGCCCTCGCGCCGCAGGTCAGCGAGCAGCTTGCGGTACTCGCCCTTGCGCCCACGCACGACCGGGGCGAGGAGGATCGCGCGCGTGTCCCCGAACTGCGCGAGCAATCGGTCCGTGATCTCGCTCGGCGACTGCTTCTCGATCTTGCGCCCGCAGACCGGGCAGTACGGGGTGCCCACCCGCGCGTACAGCAGGCGCAGATAGTCGTGTATCTCGGTGACGGTGCCGACCGTGCTCCTGGGGTTGTGGCTCGTCGTCTTCTGGTCGATGGAGATGGCGGGCGAGAGCCCCTCGATGGCCTCCACGTCGGGCTTTTCCATCAGGCCGAGGAACTGGCGGGCGTAGGCGCTTAAGCTCTCGACGTAGCGCCGCTGGCCCTCGGCGTAGATCGTGTCGAAGGCGAGCGTGCTCTTGCCGCTGCCCGACACGCCCGTGATCACCACGAACTTGTCGCGCGGCAGCTCGACCGTCACGTTCTTGAGGTTGTGCTCCCGCGCCCCGCGCACCACTAGGTTCTGGTTCTGCAAACTCAGGCTCCTTTGAGGGCGGCGCCGTGTCGGTGGGGCTAAATCCACCTTCCGCTCGCCGCGAGGGGTTCTGTTGACCGCGTAAGGACCGGGGGCCCCTTCGCTCTGAAACAGGCCATTCTAACACCCCGGAAGGGGTGGGCGTGCGGCTGGGAGACGGGAGGGGCGGGCACGACCTTAACCGTGGCCTCCGCCTCTTTCGCGGAGAACCAGGCTGGAGGAGAGAGGCGGCCATGCCGAACCGCCCCAACCGAATGTTCCGACACTACCGGGTGGGCACCTTGATCCGGCCCGCGATGATTCCAGCCTTGACGGCCTCAATGCGCAGGACCTGGGCGGGGGAGATCAGGGCGCGGTTGTACCGGTCCACCGCGTACCCGACGCCACCCTCCCTGAGTCCGAGACGGCGCACGCCCCCCTTGAATTCGCCGTCCCGGACCTCCCGGATCAGGGCATACACGGCGTTGTCCGCCCGCTTCATCATCGAGGTCAGGCCGTGGTTGAGGGTGGCGGGGTTCCGGTCGAAGTCGCCCTGCGGGTTCTGGTTGCGGTCCACGCCGATGAAGAAGAGGGGCCGGGTGTCGTCCGCGCAGGCCCTCTGGTAAGCGGCGCTTTTGGGCACGCGGGCGAAGTTGTTCGACTTGAATCTCGCGCCCGCCGGGAGGTCCGCCGCCCGGAGGCACTGGGTCTGCCGCACGTAGTCGATGACCCCGTTCCCACTCGCCCCCGCCGCCGTGAAGAGGATGTCCGCCCCCCGGGCCCGCAGGGAGGCCGCGACCTCCTTCGCCTTGCCGGGGTTGGTCCAGGCGTCGGGGGTGGTGCCCAGATACTGCGTGACGACGCGCGCTCCCGGGTAGGCCGCCCTCACGCCCGCCGTGTACCCGGCCTCGAAGCGGTGGACCGCCGGCACGTCCATGCCGCCCACGAAGCCCACGACGCCCGTGCTGGTGTTCAGCCCGGCGAGGTACCCCACCAGGTAGCTGCCCTGCTCGTCGGCGAAGGTCAGGCTGGCGACGTTCGGGGCGGGGCTCACGTCGTCCACCAGACCGAAGTGCAACTCCGGGTTCTCCCGGGCGACCTGGGTGACCGAGGCGTTGCTGACCGTGCCCAGCCCGACGGTGAGGTCAAAGCCCTCGCGTGCGAAGGCGCGGATGCCCCCCACGACCTGGCTGGGGTCCCCGGCCTCGAAGTCCTTGACCTGCACGCCCAGAGTTCTGGCGGCCCGCTGGCCCCCCTCGTAGGCGGCCTGGTTGAAGCTTCCGTCGAACTTGCCCCCCGCGTGGAAGGCCATGCCCACCCGCACGGTGTCCTGCGCGAGGGTGAGGGGCGAGGCGGCGAGGGCGGTGGTAACGGCCAGCGTCAGCGTCAGCAATCTTTTCATTCGGTGTCCTCGGTCCGTAGGAAAGTCGGGGGCTCTCGGTCTCGTTCGAGCCTTGGCCGGAGTGTAGGGGAGGCCCGGTCAACGCAAAGATGGAGGGCGCCGGGAGCGTGTGACGGACGAAGAGGCTCGCCCGCCGCCCCACGTCGCAGCGCATCAGCATGGTCATCTGGAGCGCCAGCGAAACATCCCCAGATGTTGGGACCCTGCGCTTTGCCCAGGGTGACAGGCTTTGTGGACCCCGCCCCGGAGCGTTTGACGGAAGAATGGGTCCCCTGACTTGGAAAGGTGCGAAGCAGAGTGCGGCGAAGGGCTCAGCCTGACGGCGTTGCCGGGTCACACGCTCCGGGGCCGCCTGATGAACAGGCGCCGGGAGCGTCTCAAGCCTTCCCCTTCCTGGCGGGGTGTTTCGCCTGGGCCCTGGGCGGGGGAGACGGCCTCCGGCCCCCCAACGAGAGCCACCCCGGCCCGCCCAGCGCCACCGCCGCACAGCCGACGAGCAGCAGCAGGGGCAGTTCCACCCCGCGCGGCGCGAAAAACCCGCCCTCCCGGTGGACGAACCAGATCGCCGCCAGCATCTGGGCCCCCAGGGCCGCCGCGATGGGCCGAGCGCCGAGCCCGAGCACGATGAGCACCCCACCTGCGAGTTCCAGCACGGCGACGAGCGGGGCGGTGAGGAGGGGGAGGGGCACCCCCCAGCCTCCGAACTGTGCGGTGACCGCCTCCAGCCCCGTCCCGAAAATCTTGTCGGCCCCGTGCCAAGCAAAGACCACGCCGACGCCCGCGCGCACCAGGGCGAGCGCGACCTCGGGCTGGCGGTTCATGGGGGGCAGTCTACCCCTCCCCACAAAGCAAGAAGAGAGGCGAGCCGCGTGGGCCCGCCTCCCTGAAGGGGACGTCCGGGTTACTTCGTGGGCACCTTGATCCGGCCCGCGATGATGCCAGCCTTGGCGGCCTCGACGCGGGCGACCTGAGCGCTGGGGATCAGGGCGCGGTTGTACTGGTCGACCGCGTAGCCCACGCCGCCTTCCTTGAGGCCGAATCGGCGCTCACCGCCCCGGAAGCGGTTGTTCTTCACGTCGTTGATCAGCGAGTACACGGCGTTGTCCACCCGCTTGAGCATGGAGGTCAGGCCGTGGTTCATGGTGGCGGGGTTCTTGTCGAAGTCGCCGAGGTAGTTCTGGTTGGAGTCCACGCCGATGAAGAACATCGGGCGGGTGTTGGCCGCGCACGCCTGACGGTAGGAGGCGCTCTTCGCGACATTGGCGAAGTTGTTCGAGGCAAAGCGCACGCCGCTCGGAAGCTGGTTGGCCTTGAGGCACTGGGTCTGCCGCACGTAGTCGATCACGCCGTTGCCGCTCGCCCCCGCCGCCGCGAAGAGGATGTCCGCGCCCCGGGCGCGCATGGAGGCCGCGATCTCCTTGGCCTTGCCGGGGTTGTTCCAGGCTTCCGGCGTGGTGCCGACGTACTGGGCGATCACGCGGGCGCGGGGGTTGGCGGCCTTGACGCCCGCCGTGTACCCGGCCTCGAACTTGTGGA
Encoded here:
- a CDS encoding disulfide bond formation protein B, producing MTRDNRLYLAWVVALAATLGSLYFSEVRGFAPCVLCWFQRVAMYPLALLLGIAALRGDLSIRAYAVPLAVLGWLVALVHNLEDWGVIETLRVCSAASSVPCNVHWPVWGGPLANLNSVLTIPALALIAFTLIVGLLGWGRERRL
- a CDS encoding M28 family peptidase, whose translation is MRQLGVRAVLGALLLGSTALASIENDFSAVLKFGPRVTGTPANEQARTYLEGQFRALGYTTRREAFSYPRFDDLGSDVRVGERTLRGVALQGSAGGEVSAPVALVPGVGTPEEFRGADVRGKVAVVRRGQIPFAQKARNALAAGARGLIVVNNADGELRGGTLGERVELPVLGVSAATGAGLRAGQPVTLAVRVRQGDVRGVNVVAFKTGVTRPELLFGAHMDSVAGAPGANDNLSGTLAVLDLARRAVNTPLAARSYFVLFDGEEDGLRGSRAFVKDNAALVGGLRAMFNFDMVGVNVDPLGVSGDDALVNAAREANPALRSFSGGGGGSDHASFAQAGVATLFFHTGIDPNYHQPGDTVLDPALVRQTVDAALKTVDAVLSAAPASR
- a CDS encoding DsbA family protein, which translates into the protein MTRLQGNNQGRTVLVIGTLIAAVLIALALFAVRGRPSAGEGQTVRFDLTGQPVLGREDAPVTLVVFEDFKCPNCKRFEEEFMPQIRSQYLDTGKAKLVSLNFPFLAEAARLPVDDSKLAAQAAECAFVQGGSEAHERMRQIIFRAQGPESQVWATKARLKELAGSVEGIDQARFNTCLDNDETAAAVDADERQAREAGVGGTPSIYVNGKLLPSYDAATVGAAIDAALQ
- the uvrA gene encoding excinuclease ABC subunit UvrA, whose product is MQNQNLVVRGAREHNLKNVTVELPRDKFVVITGVSGSGKSTLAFDTIYAEGQRRYVESLSAYARQFLGLMEKPDVEAIEGLSPAISIDQKTTSHNPRSTVGTVTEIHDYLRLLYARVGTPYCPVCGRKIEKQSPSEITDRLLAQFGDTRAILLAPVVRGRKGEYRKLLADLRREGFARVRVDGTLYELEEAEKLKLEKFEKHDVDVVVDRVTLRESDRSRIAESVELGLRRGEGLLRVLMPDAGEGGTPLEELFSEKFACPEHGSVLEELEPRSFSFNNPYGACGDCAGLGSKQEFSPDLVVDENLSVAEGAILPWSKKGTGGGVYYWDKLKALAEHLEFDLKTPWRDLPEKAKHAILHGPGEPFEVIYRRGGKETMRFTTEFEGVLPNLERRFADTESEFMREKLEEMMELRPCPTCDGTRYKPEILAVRVGGLNISQASGMSVLESDAFFQGLQAGALDHAAIEPHLHGHLGGTARAHPPRRYEYGLNEFGAAVGEPILRAIRTRLRFLVDVGLDYLSLDRTANTLSGGEAQRIRLATQVGSGLTGVLYVLDEPSIGLHPKDNGRLIGTLKNLRDLGNTLIVVEHDEDTMLEADYLVDMGPGAGVHGGEIVAVGTPEQVRENEGSLTGKYLRGELKIEVPATRRRGNGKRLKVIGAREHNLRNVSIDIPLGTMTVVTGPSGSGKSTLIHDILHATLARELNRAKTTPGRYDRIEGMEHLDKVIEIDQSPIGRTPRSNPATYTGVFTEIRDLFTRTPEARRRGYQSGRFSFNVKGGRCEHCKGDGVMKIEMNFLPDIYVPCEVCKGARYNRETLEVKYNGKTISEVLDLTVEDARAFFENIPGIERKMTLLCDVGLGYMRIGQPSTTLSGGEAQRIKLATELSKRATGKTIYILDEPTTGLHFEDVRKLMEVLQRLVEGGNTLLVIEHNLDVMKCADHLIDLGPEGGIRGGTVVATGTPEQMAAHPTSHTGEYLRRVPGIVPAEAPENAELALAVPDKKPRAKKAVGA
- a CDS encoding DoxX family protein — translated: MNRQPEVALALVRAGVGVVFAWHGADKIFGTGLEAVTAQFGGWGVPLPLLTAPLVAVLELAGGVLIVLGLGARPIAAALGAQMLAAIWFVHREGGFFAPRGVELPLLLLVGCAAVALGGPGWLSLGGRRPSPPPRAQAKHPARKGKA
- a CDS encoding bifunctional metallophosphatase/5'-nucleotidase, with the protein product MKRNLMLVGTALSLSSCSSILGPAQPEVTVTVLGVNDFHGNLLPTSFRVPDPADRTKTVTVQAGGIETIGGILAQTRQENPNTVFVGVGDMTGASPLVSGLLRDEPTILALSELGMAVNVVGNHEFDYGYAELQRFQKGGCDSNDPGRACKYVNPFPGASYTYIGANVVDEKTGALAFPAYKIVQVGPARVAFVGAVLKDTPTVVTPSGVAGLRFEDEVAAINRVIPQIKRGNVDAIVALVHQGGASPDAFDVVNCKTLTGPIVDIARGLDPAVSAIMTGHTHRGYNCRVPGPDGQERVVIQGDAFGHLLQRLDLKVDTRANRVVSVESRNVLVDAANGPKDAAMTTIVQKAKAITDPVAGQTIATLGVEQITRAQNPAGESPLGDVIADSQLAATRAPEKGGAVIAFMNPGGIRADLPANVPNPGRRVTYGDTFAVQPFGNILAVITLTGAQIGAVLEQQFDNPSAGQNRILQVSEGFAYTWDNARPKGEKVVGITLNGQPLDPAASYRVTVNNFLADGGDNFTVFAQGTNRLGGDVDLDAFQNYLRGREVTPPPLGRITRLN
- a CDS encoding SDR family NAD(P)-dependent oxidoreductase, which codes for MTGKGKAAGGEGTPTSPGESGTVIVTGAARGIGRAVAELYAERGHRVLSVDLGMPPVLRGQPRVRADVSTAAGRERILRAARPLGAVGVLVNNAAYQGAHGGVLEVSERGWMRALGVNLTAPLLLTRTLFDLMGPGSAVVNVASVQGLFAEQNNAAYNASKGGLVNLTRAMALDLAPRGVRVNAVAPGAIATEGVMQAIHGSENPEQTRRDYEDLHALRRLGEPREVARAIYFLGSPESSFVTGAILTVDGGMTASFMMAGRPV
- a CDS encoding BMP family lipoprotein — encoded protein: MKRLLTLTLAVTTALAASPLTLAQDTVRVGMAFHAGGKFDGSFNQAAYEGGQRAARTLGVQVKDFEAGDPSQVVGGIRAFAREGFDLTVGLGTVSNASVTQVARENPELHFGLVDDVSPAPNVASLTFADEQGSYLVGYLAGLNTSTGVVGFVGGMDVPAVHRFEAGYTAGVRAAYPGARVVTQYLGTTPDAWTNPGKAKEVAASLRARGADILFTAAGASGNGVIDYVRQTQCLRAADLPAGARFKSNNFARVPKSAAYQRACADDTRPLFFIGVDRNQNPQGDFDRNPATLNHGLTSMMKRADNAVYALIREVRDGEFKGGVRRLGLREGGVGYAVDRYNRALISPAQVLRIEAVKAGIIAGRIKVPTR